The following are encoded in a window of Arvicanthis niloticus isolate mArvNil1 chromosome 1, mArvNil1.pat.X, whole genome shotgun sequence genomic DNA:
- the Syngr4 gene encoding synaptogyrin-4 isoform X1, with protein sequence MHLPESLSDLADSETVRFLRRPKSISRIFGGVFSLVIFSSLLTDGYQNRTESPQLRCVLNSNHMACSFAVGAGFLSFLSCLVFLAVDAHESRIVGSRFKTAFQLLDFILAVLWAGVWFVAFCFLASQWQHSKSKHFLLGNSSAKAAIAFSFFSVPVWILQAYLAFQDLRDEAPVPYKRSLEEGSVVLNTLSPSSTTNPANPPITGPNSLSYSSSALSPYMTTPKAPRLVMMPDS encoded by the exons ATGCACCTCCCTGAAAGCCTGAGTGACCTGGCAGACAGTGAGACTGTGCGCTTTCTGAGGAGACCAAAGAGCATCTCACGGATCTTCGGAGGG GTCTTTTCCCTGGTCATCTTTTCCTCTCTACTAACTGATGGTTACCAGAACAGAACAGAGTCTCCTCAGCTCCGCTGCGTCCTCAACAGCAACCACATGGCCTGTAGCTTTGCAGTAGGAGCTGGCTTCCTGTCCTTTCTCAGCTGCTTGGTCTTCCTTGCTGTAGATGCCCATGAGAGCCGCATTGTAGGCTCCCGCTTTAAGACAGCCTTCCAGCTCTTGGACTTCATTCTGGCTG TCCTCTGGGCAGGTGTCTGGTTTGTGGCCTTCTGCTTCCTAGCCAGCCAGTGGCAGCATTCGAAGTCCAAGCACTTCCTCTTGGGGAACAGCAGCGCCAAGGCAGCCattgccttctctttcttctccgtCCCTGTCTGG ATACTCCAGGCCTACCTAGCCTTCCAGGACCTCCGAGACGAGGCTCCAGTCCCCTACAAGCGCTCCCTGGAGGAGGGTAGTGTGGTGCTGAACACCCTCTCCCCATCATCCACCACTAACCCCGCCAACCCTCCTATCACAGGCCCCAACAGTCTGAGTTACAGCAGCTCAGCCCTGTCCCCCTACATGACTACTCCAAAGGCCCCACGCCTGGTTATGATGCCAGACAGCTAA
- the Tmem143 gene encoding transmembrane protein 143, whose product MTVTRWLRLWEKGQAMLHVTWGSKARVWSLVPALLGTPRALSSLENRMGVYRKMWNPKEPCDWAQQYRERFIPFSKEQLLRLLIQEFHSSPAEKAALEAFSAHVDFCTLFHYHQLLARLQAMYDPINPDRETLDQPSLTDPERLSSEKDVLQALKPLLAQANFSPLSEDALAYALVVHHPQDEVQVTINLDHYVYIQFWALGQRVGQMPHKSSVGSKRGFFRKLPPVERRYFKRVVLAARTKGGHLVLKSFKDTPLEGLEQLLPELKVRTPMLQRALLNLMLVVSGVAVFVNVGMVILSDLKMATSLLLLLFAAFMGVKASKAFGQRRSAQALELAHMLYYRSTSNNSELLSALALRAQEEHIKEALLARSFLGRRPGGPQVVPEETSRWLQSEVESWLLAQSGCDVTFNGPRALAHLQALTPSFGLFPPPELPQLGPMVLGTPETPHAASGSSYPPP is encoded by the exons ATGACAGTCACGCGTTGGTTAAG GCTTTGGGAAAAGGGGCAGGCCATGTTGCATGTGACCTGGGGGTCCAAGGCCCGAGTATGGTCCCTGGTGCCTGCTCTCCTCGGGACTCCCCGGGCTCTGTCGTCCCTGGAGAACAGGATGGGGGTGTACCGCAAGATGTGGAACCCCAAGGAGCCCTGCGACTGGGCACAGCAGTACCGCGAGCGCTTCATTCCATTCTCCAAGGAGCAGCTGCTCCGCCTCCTGATACAG GAGTTCCACTCCAGCCCAGCAGAGAAAGCAGCTTTGGAGGCCTTCTCAGCTCACGTGGACTTCTGTACACTGTTCCACTACCATCAGCTCCTGGCCAGGCTGCAG GCCATGTATGACCCCATCAACCCCGACAGGGAGACCCTGGACCAGCCATCCCTTACTGATCCTGAGCGCCTGTCCAGTGAGAAGGATGTGCTCCAGGCTCTGAAGCCCCTGCTGGCCCAGGCcaacttctctccactctctgaagaTGCCCTGGCCTATGCACTAGTTGTCCATCACCCTCAGGATGAGGTCCAG GTGACAATAAACTTGGATCACTATGTCTACATACAGTTCTGGGCCTTGGGCCAGAGAGTTGGGCAGATGCCTCACAAATCCAGTGTGGGCTCCAAGCGTGGCTTCTTCAGAAAGTTGCCCCCTGTGGAGAG GAGATATTTCAAGCGTGTGGTGCTGGCAGCCCGGACGAAAGGAGGGCACCTGGTTCTGAAGAGCTTCAAGGATACCCCACTGGAGGGCTTAGAGCAGCTGCTGCCGGAGCTGAAGGTGCGCACGCCCATGCTGCAGCGCGCCCTGCTCAACCTGATGCTGGTGGTCTCGGGCGTCGCGGTCTTCGTCAATGTGGGCATGGTGATACTGTCTGACCTCAAGATGGCCacctccctgctgctgctgctctttgcTGCCTTCATGGGCGTGAAGGCCTCCAAG GCGTTCGGGCAGCGCCGCAGTGCTCAGGCCCTGGAGCTGGCACACATGCTGTATTATCGAAGCACGTCCAACAACTCAGAGCTGCTCAGTGCCTTGGCGCTCCGAGCACAGGAGGAACATATCAAGGAAGCCCTCCTGGCGCGCAGCTTCCTAGGCCGCCGACCTGGGGGCCCCCAGGTCGTACCTGAAG AGACCTCCAGGTGGCTGCAGTCTGAAGTGGAAAGCTGGCTTCTGGCCCAGTCGGGCTGCGATGTAACCTTCAATGGACCACGGGCCCTGGCCCATCTGCAAGCCCTGACCCCCAGCTTTGGACTGTTCCCACCACCTGAATTGCCACAACTGGGCCCGATGGTCCTGGGCACTCCAGAGACCCCGCATGCTGCATCGGGTAGTAGCTACCCCCCACCCTGA
- the Syngr4 gene encoding synaptogyrin-4 isoform X2 has translation MHLPESLSDLADSETVRFLRRPKSISRIFGGVFSLVIFSSLLTDGYQNRTESPQLRCVLNSNHMACSFAVGAGFLSFLSCLVFLAVDAHESRIVGSRFKTAFQLLDFILADTPGLPSLPGPPRRGSSPLQALPGGG, from the exons ATGCACCTCCCTGAAAGCCTGAGTGACCTGGCAGACAGTGAGACTGTGCGCTTTCTGAGGAGACCAAAGAGCATCTCACGGATCTTCGGAGGG GTCTTTTCCCTGGTCATCTTTTCCTCTCTACTAACTGATGGTTACCAGAACAGAACAGAGTCTCCTCAGCTCCGCTGCGTCCTCAACAGCAACCACATGGCCTGTAGCTTTGCAGTAGGAGCTGGCTTCCTGTCCTTTCTCAGCTGCTTGGTCTTCCTTGCTGTAGATGCCCATGAGAGCCGCATTGTAGGCTCCCGCTTTAAGACAGCCTTCCAGCTCTTGGACTTCATTCTGGCTG ATACTCCAGGCCTACCTAGCCTTCCAGGACCTCCGAGACGAGGCTCCAGTCCCCTACAAGCGCTCCCTGGAGGAGGGTAG
- the Emp3 gene encoding epithelial membrane protein 3, whose product MSLLLLVVSALHILILVLLFVATLDKSWWTLPEKESLNLWYDCTWNTTSQSWACSNVSENGWLKAVQALMVLSLILCCLSFILFMFQLYTMRRGGLFYATGLCQLCTSAAVFSGALIYAIHAEEILAKHPRGGSFGYCFALAWVAFPLALVSGIVYIHLRKRE is encoded by the exons ATGTCACTCCTCCTGTTGGTGGTCTCTGCCCTCCACATCCTCATTCTTGTCTTGCTTTTCGTGGCCACTTTGGACAAG TCCTGGTGGACTCTCCCAGAGAAGGAGTCTCTGAACCTGTGGTATGATTGCACGTGGAACACCACCAGTCAATCATGGGCTTGCAGTAATGTCAGTGAGAACG GCTGGCTGAAGGCAGTGCAGGCGCTCATGGTGCTGTCGCTCATCCTCTGCTGCCTGTCGTTCATCCTCTTCATGTTCCAACTCTACACCATGCGGAGAGGAGGGCTCTTCTATGCCACCGGCCTCTGCCAGCTTTGCACCA GTGCAGCTGTGTTCTCCGGCGCACTGATCTATGCCATCCACGCTGAGGAGATCCTGGCGAAGCACCCGCGTGGGGGCAGCTTTGGTTATTGCTTTGCCCTGGCCTGGGTGGCTTTTCCACTCGCTCTGGTCAGCGGCATTGTCTACATCCACCTACGGAAACGTGAATGA